The Papaver somniferum cultivar HN1 chromosome 3, ASM357369v1, whole genome shotgun sequence genome includes a region encoding these proteins:
- the LOC113357126 gene encoding tubulin beta chain-like has translation MREILHIQGGQCGNQIGAKFWEVICDEHGIDPTGRYKGDTSDLQLERINVYYNEASGGRYVPRAVLMDLEPGTMDSIRSGQYGQIFRPDNFVFGQSGAGNNWAKGHYTEGAELIDSVLDVVRKEAENCDCLQGFQVCHSLGGGTGSGMGTLLISKIREEYPDRMMLTFSVFPSPKVSDTVVEPYNATLSVHQLVENADECMVLDNEALYDICFRTLKLSTPSFGDLNHLISATMSGVTCCLRFPGQLNSDLRKLAVNLIPFPRLHFFMVGFAPLTSRGSQQYISLTVPELTQQMWDTKNMMCAADPRHGRYLTASAMFRGKMSTKEVDEQMINVQNKNSSYFVEWIPNNVKSSVCDIPPTGLKMASTFIGNSTSIQEMFRRVSEQFTAMFRRKAFLHWYTGEGMDEMEFTEAESNMNDLVSEYQQYQDATAEEDEEGEYEDDVEGEYEN, from the exons ATGCGAGAAATCCTTCACATCCAAGGAGGTCAATGTGGTAACCAAATCGGAGCAAAGTTTTGGGAAGTAATATGTGATGAACATGGTATAGATCCAACAGGAAGATACAAAGGAGATACATCAGATCTTCAATTGGAAAGGATTAATGTATATTACAATGAAGCATCAGGTGGAAGATATGTACCTAGAGCCGTACTTATGGATCTTGAACCAGGTACTATGGATAGTATCAGATCTGGTCAATATGGTCAAATCTTTCGTCCTGATAACTTTGTTTTTGGTCAATCTGGTGCTGGTAACAACTGGGCTAAAGGTCATTACACTGAAGGAGCTGAGTTGATTGATTCTGTTCTTGACGTTGTTAGAAAAGAAGCCGAAAATTGTGATTGTCTTCaag GTTTTCAGGTATGCCACTCTCTAGGAGGTGGTACTGGTTCTGGTATGGGAACCCTCTTGATCTCCAAAATTAGAGAGGAATATCCAGATAGGATGATGCTTACATTCTCAGTCTTCCCATCACCAAAGGTCTCAGACACTGTTGTGGAACCCTACAATGCCACTCTCTCTGTTCATCAGTTGGTGGAGAATGCAGATGAATGCATGGTGCTCGACAATGAAGCTCTCTATGACATTTGCTTCAGAACCCTAAAGCTCAGCACCCCAAGCT TTGGTGATTTGAATCACTTGATTTCTGCAACCATGAGTGGTGTGACTTGCTGTCTGAGGTTCCCTGGGCAGCTGAACTCAGATTTGCGTAAGCTGGCAGTGAATCTCATTCCCTTCCCTCGTCTTCACTTCTTCATGGTGGGATTTGCCCCACTCACATCCCGTGGTTCCCAGCAATACATCTCTCTCACCGTTCCCGAGTTGACTCAGCAGATGTGGGACACCAAGAACATGATGTGTGCAGCAGACCCACGACACGGCAGATACCTCACTGCCTCAGCCATGTTCAGAGGAAAGATGAGCACCAAGGAGGTTGACGAGCAGATGATCAATGTCCAGAACAAGAACTCCTCGTACTTTGTTGAATGGATCCCCAATAATGTGAAATCTAGTGTCTGTGATATCCCTCCTACTGGGTTAAAGATGGCGTCTACATTTATTGGAAACTCAACATCCATTCAGGAGATGTTTAGGAGAGTAAGTGAGCAGTTCACAGCCATGTTTAGGCGTAAGGCTTTCTTGCATTGGTACACTGGTGAAGGAATGGACGAGATGGAGTTCACTGAAGCAGAGAGCAACATGAACGATTTGGTATCTGAGTACCAGCAGTACCAGGATGCCACTGCCGAGGAAGATGAGGAAGGTGAATATGAAGATGATGTTGAAGGAGAATATGAGAACTGA